One Myxococcota bacterium genomic window, CGCGGCCGGGCGTGTCTCGAGACGCGTGTGGGTGGCGGCCGCGGCCCCTTCCGCGCAGGCCACCAGCCGTGCGGCCGCGTCTTCGAGCACGTCGTCCTCGAGGGCGCGCACCCAGAAGAGCCCGGCGGCCCGTTCGGGAATGATGTTCGGCGCCTGGCCCCCGTCGCTGACGATGCCGTGGATGCGCGCAGAACGCGGCAGCTGCTGGCGTAGGAGCCCCACGTTCACGAACAGTGAGATCACCGCATCGAGGGCATTGATGCCCTCTTCCGGGTACGCCGCCGCGTGGGCGGCCTTGCCGTGGAACACGAACTCGAACTTCCGGTTGCCGAGGAAGAGCCGGTGGGCGCGCCGCATGTCCGAGGCGTGGGCCATCATCGCGACGTCCGCTTCGGCGAACACACCCGCCTCGACCAGCTGTCGCTTGCCGACGCCGGTTTCCTCGGCCGGGCAACCGACCACGACGATCTTCAGCAGCTCGGGCGGTACCACTGCCGCCAGCGCCTCGGCCGCCAGCAGGCTCGCCGGCCCAGACAGGTTGTGACCGCAGGCGTGGCCGATCTCGGGCAACGCGTCCATCTCGGCGAGGAGCGCAGCGGTGAGCGGCGCGTCCTCCGCGCCGTGTCTCGCAAGGAACGCGGTGGGCATCCCGGCCACTTCGGACTCGATGGCGAAACCCAGACCACCCAGGCGCTCGCGATAGCGGGCGCTGGTCGCGTGCTCTTCGAGGGAGAGCTCCGGGTTCGCCCCCATCCAGCGCGCCAGCTCCAGGGCCTCGGGGGCGCTGCGCTCGATGACGGCGAGGAGTGCGGCGGCGCGGTCGGCGTCGGGTCGCGTCATGAGGGCGGGCTCGAGA contains:
- a CDS encoding amidohydrolase gives rise to the protein MTRPDADRAAALLAVIERSAPEALELARWMGANPELSLEEHATSARYRERLGGLGFAIESEVAGMPTAFLARHGAEDAPLTAALLAEMDALPEIGHACGHNLSGPASLLAAEALAAVVPPELLKIVVVGCPAEETGVGKRQLVEAGVFAEADVAMMAHASDMRRAHRLFLGNRKFEFVFHGKAAHAAAYPEEGINALDAVISLFVNVGLLRQQLPRSARIHGIVSDGGQAPNIIPERAAGLFWVRALEDDVLEDAAARLVACAEGAAAATHTRLETRPAAGESPPMHANLPLADTYRRQLERLELPETAHAPGQAIGSSDITHVSRVVPTIHPNFPIGENLQLHTRAFAEATATPGGEAGLLEGARALALTVLELAHAPDTRAAVAAAHTAPPANPEQ